In Fusobacterium perfoetens, the sequence ATTTAGTTTGGATTCCATTGTAAACTTCACTCCAAGCAATACTATAAGGTGTCGCTCCCATTGATTTTATACTTTCTACATATGGTGCTGCTCCTGGAGTTCTAACTACTTGACCTTTTAAATCTGCTGGTTTTGTAGCTGGTTTATGTCCCACAAAAGATCTTGCTCCATCATAGAAATTAAATGTTAATATTTTTAATCCATGATTTGTTAAATCATTTGTCCAACCTTTAAATGTTTCTGTTTCCATAACTTTTACAGCTTCATCATAATTATCTACAAAGTATGCCATATTGAATATTCCCATTTCTGGTACATAATCTGACATTCTAGCCGCATCACTTAGAATTGCTATATTCATTCCTTGCATTGCTTGGTCTATCATATCTTCTTCTCCACCTAATTGGCTAGAAGGATATATTGTTATTTTTAAACCACCATCTGTTTTTTCTCCTACTTTTTTGGCAAAGTCTTGTAATCCTTGAACTATCACTGAAGATTCTGCTTGTGTCGTTGATACTTTTAATTCATACACTTTTTTAGCATCTGCTTTAGCTCCTGATTTATCACTTCCACATCCTATTAAAGCTCCAGCTAATACACAAGCTGTTGTTCCTAAAAATAATTTTCTTAAAACTTCTCTTTTCATTTTAACGCCCTCCTAATCATTTTTTAGTTTTTTACGTATGTTTTTAATACAATTGAACTTTATAAAATCCATCCTTATCTTCTTGTATACTAGTATAATATATAAAGTATTTTTTGTCAATAACTTTTTTATTCTTCATTCTATTAAAATTATATAACTCTTTTATTTATCAAATAAAAATAAAAAAATAGAACTACTACTTAATTAAAACTAATAATTTTTGTACTTCATTTTAATTTTATATAGCAATTCTATTCATATTTTATATTAACTTTCTATCTAAACAACAAAAATAGTGAAACAGTTACAAAACTTATAATAATTGATAAAGATACAACATTTATTGCCAATTCCATATCACCATCTGTTATAAAAACATATGTTAGTACATTATTTCCTACTGGTGATAAAGCTCCCAATAAAATTATAGTTCTCCCCATTTCATCTAGTGGCAATATTTTTCCCACTATTGTTCCTACTATTAAAATTCCCATCATTTTTAATCCTACTATAATCAAACTTAATTTTAACTTTGAAAACTTAGGTGTAAAATATGATCCTAAAGCTATCATTATTAAAACTCCTGTTACACTGGCTATCTGTTGTAAAGTTATCTCTATTCCTTTTGGTATATTAACTTTTGATATATTTATGACTATTCCAATAATAAGTGCTATAATCAAAGGAGACTTTAGTATTTTTTTTATTTTCTGACCAATACTTTCAGAGTCACTAGAAGCAAATATAGAATACACCACTGTTGTTACCATTACTAAATTACCTGCATCAAAAATGGATAATAAATATACGTTCTTTTCTCCAAAAAAACTTATAAAAAATGGAAGTATAAACGTTAAATTCATTATTAGGGAAGCTCCTCTAAAAACCTTTTTTTCTTTTTCACTTAATTTTACTCTCTTGGAAATTATTTTTCCTATAAAAAACATTATTATATGAATACATATAGCTGAAATAGGATAATATATCAAAGTTTTAGAAAATTTCATAGTACTTACAGAAATTATTATTACTGCTGGACTCATTAAATAAAAAATTAATTTTAATAACACTGACGCTTCTTCTTTTTTCAAAATATCAAAAATTTTTAAAATATACCCTATAAAAAAATATAGAATAATTGGCATAAGTTTTGTCATCATTATTTCTAACATAAAATCACCTCTTCGTTCTCTTGTATACTAGTATGTTATAACTTTTATTTTTATTTGTCAATAATTTAATTTTTATAAAAAAATTGTCCCCAAATATTATTTTTATCTAGGAACAATTTTATTAATATATTATTCATCAAAATAGTTAGGAAATTTTTCTCTGAAATTATTTAATATTTTTTTAAAATTAAATAGATGTTTTTCGACTATATAATCTACTTTTTCTTTTTCTTTATTTTCTAATATCAAAATTATTTCTTCATGTTGACTTATAATTTCTAAAAAATTCATTTTTTCCAGTGTATCAAATAATCTTAACCTATCATAATGTGTGCTTAATCTCTGTATCACTTTCCATATATTTGTTTTATCACAATGATCGTATATTATTTTGTGAAATAAATTATCTAGTCTAAAAAATTCGTAAGTATTTTCATCATATTCAACAGCTATTTTTTGATACTCTAGATTTTTTTTCAACTCTTTTAAAAGGTTTTCTTTTTCATTTTCTTGGCAGACTATTTTCAAAATCTCTTTATCGCAAATCTCTCTAAGAAAAGCAGCCTCTTCTATCAATTTTAGATTCATTCTAGAAACTAAAGAACCTTTTTGTGGAAAAACATTTATAAGTTTTTCCTCTTTTAATTTTACAATAGCTTCTCTTACTGGGGTTCTACTTACGTTTAAAGCCTCACTAATCTCTGCTTCACTGATTTCTTCTCCCGGCTTCAAAGATAAATTCATTATATTTTCTTTTAATATTCTATAAGTAAACTGTTTACTATTTTCACCTTTTTCTTTTTTTACTCCAATAAACTCCATTATATTTCCTACTTTCTCAATATAAATTTTTAAGACTATTTTACCCCAAATTTTAAAAAAAATCAATTTTTAATTTATTATATAACAAAAGGATTGACTAAAAAATCAATCCTTTCTTTATTTTTTTATCTTGCCATTGAATATATTTTTGCCATATCTTCTTTGTAAAGTTTCTTAAATGCTCCTATAAATCTAGCTCCACTATTACTACATTTTTCTGCTAACATAAGAACATCATCATCTGATAAATTTATTCCAGTTTCAGATATAGATATTGGCAT encodes:
- a CDS encoding C4-dicarboxylate TRAP transporter substrate-binding protein translates to MKREVLRKLFLGTTACVLAGALIGCGSDKSGAKADAKKVYELKVSTTQAESSVIVQGLQDFAKKVGEKTDGGLKITIYPSSQLGGEEDMIDQAMQGMNIAILSDAARMSDYVPEMGIFNMAYFVDNYDEAVKVMETETFKGWTNDLTNHGLKILTFNFYDGARSFVGHKPATKPADLKGQVVRTPGAAPYVESIKSMGATPYSIAWSEVYNGIQTKSIDGCEVQYTSAVSSHIYEVAKFVNKTEHINLLNCVVTSNAWFEKLPEDYKKVLVDTANECGYENAKYVVSLQEKLEKELIDNGMTIVEVDKNAFKEAAKNAYDVLNLTKTREKIYNEIGKTL
- a CDS encoding AEC family transporter; translated protein: MLEIMMTKLMPIILYFFIGYILKIFDILKKEEASVLLKLIFYLMSPAVIIISVSTMKFSKTLIYYPISAICIHIIMFFIGKIISKRVKLSEKEKKVFRGASLIMNLTFILPFFISFFGEKNVYLLSIFDAGNLVMVTTVVYSIFASSDSESIGQKIKKILKSPLIIALIIGIVINISKVNIPKGIEITLQQIASVTGVLIMIALGSYFTPKFSKLKLSLIIVGLKMMGILIVGTIVGKILPLDEMGRTIILLGALSPVGNNVLTYVFITDGDMELAINVVSLSIIISFVTVSLFLLFR
- a CDS encoding GntR family transcriptional regulator produces the protein MEFIGVKKEKGENSKQFTYRILKENIMNLSLKPGEEISEAEISEALNVSRTPVREAIVKLKEEKLINVFPQKGSLVSRMNLKLIEEAAFLREICDKEILKIVCQENEKENLLKELKKNLEYQKIAVEYDENTYEFFRLDNLFHKIIYDHCDKTNIWKVIQRLSTHYDRLRLFDTLEKMNFLEIISQHEEIILILENKEKEKVDYIVEKHLFNFKKILNNFREKFPNYFDE